One Triticum dicoccoides isolate Atlit2015 ecotype Zavitan chromosome 5B, WEW_v2.0, whole genome shotgun sequence genomic window carries:
- the LOC119306200 gene encoding dirigent protein 21-like: MLGKVIFCVVIAAAVLAVVLLATVSPLPHRSTARPRGLRAITVYIHPAKSGAATQQQRHQGAAAAHGDERAASALVFRHRMTAGPEFTSAAVGAASGFVLPGERGSAMSAFDTVHLAFDAPGLSGSLCVEVARDKEALCVVGGTGAFAFARGRGAVLRPERGKRLDGGGAATALRLELSLSVASAG; encoded by the coding sequence ATGCTAGGCAAGGTCATCTTCTGCGTGGTGATCGCCGCGGCCGTCCTCGCCGTCGTCCTGCTCGCCACCGTCTCTCCTCTCCCCCACCGGTCCACCGCGCGCCCCCGGGGTCTCCGCGCTATCACGGTGTACATCCATCCGGCGAAGTCAGGAGCCGCGACGCAGCAGCAGCGGCACCagggcgccgccgccgcgcacggaGACGAACGGGCGGCGAGCGCGCTGGTGTTCCGCCACCGGATGACGGCGGGGCCGGAGTTCACGTCGGCGGCCGTCGGCGCGGCCTCGGGGTTCGTGCTCCCGGGCGAGCGCGGCTCGGCGATGTCGGCGTTCGACACGGTGCACCTGGCGTTCGACGCGCCCGGGCTGTCCGGCAGCCTCTGCGTGGAGGTGGCCAGGGACAAGGAGGCGCTCTGTGTGGTGGGCGGCACGGGCGCGTTCGCGTTCGCGCGCGGGCGCGGCGCCGTCCTGCGCCCGGAGCGGGGGAAGCGGCTGGACGGCGGCGGCGCCGCGACGGCGTTGCGTCTTGAGCTGAGCCTGAGCGTCGCGTCCGCTGGCTAA